A stretch of the Streptomyces sp. NBC_00654 genome encodes the following:
- a CDS encoding Tellurium resistance has translation MGFFDGVWPGRAAQFESGNSATSSIVLSKRNATVSLNKQGALSGNLRVNLSWRMRSADISGRSGESGSLLRPFKLFKPDVVQAHTQGMVNVDLDLGCMYELQDGTKGVVQPLGNLIGDLNAPPYIRLSGDDRFGAPSGETVYVNLDQRDQIKRLLFFVYIYDQTPAFDRTHAKVTLYPGNGPRIEIELDERAPQARSCAVFTVENIKDELIVRREVKFVYGFQSELDRMYGFGMQWGRGYKTRT, from the coding sequence ATGGGCTTCTTCGACGGCGTGTGGCCGGGGCGCGCAGCACAGTTCGAGTCGGGCAATTCCGCGACGAGTTCCATCGTGCTCTCCAAACGGAACGCCACGGTCTCGCTGAACAAACAGGGCGCGCTCTCCGGCAACCTCCGGGTGAACCTGTCCTGGCGGATGCGGAGCGCGGACATCTCCGGCAGGTCGGGCGAGAGCGGCTCGCTGCTGCGCCCGTTCAAGCTCTTCAAGCCCGATGTGGTCCAGGCGCACACCCAGGGCATGGTCAACGTCGACCTGGACCTCGGCTGCATGTACGAACTCCAGGACGGCACCAAGGGAGTCGTGCAGCCCCTGGGCAACCTGATAGGTGATCTGAACGCCCCGCCGTACATCAGACTCAGCGGCGACGACCGCTTCGGGGCGCCGTCGGGGGAGACGGTCTACGTCAATCTCGACCAGCGCGACCAGATCAAGCGGCTGCTGTTCTTCGTCTACATCTACGACCAGACGCCCGCGTTCGACCGTACGCACGCCAAGGTGACGCTCTACCCGGGCAACGGCCCGCGGATCGAGATCGAGCTGGACGAGCGCGCCCCGCAGGCCCGCTCCTGCGCCGTGTTCACCGTGGAGAACATCAAGGACGAGCTCATCGTGCGGCGCGAGGTGAAATTCGTCTACGGCTTCCAGTCGGAGCTGGACCGGATGTACGGCTTCGGGATGCAGTGGGGGCGCGGCTACAAAACCCGGACCTGA
- a CDS encoding DUF475 domain-containing protein, with product MVLKTFGWSFAVTAIGLVAAAFYGGWQAFGIVAILSVLEISLSFDNAVINAGILKKMNAFWQKIFLTVGVLIAVFGMRLVFPVVIVAVSAQLGPIEAIDLSFNDPDRYKELVTDAHPSIAAFGGMFLLMIFLDFIFEDRDIQWLRWIERPLAKLGKVDMLSVCIALIVLLITALTFATQAHQHGGGHVDKASTVMLSGIAGLITYLVVGGLSGFFENKLEEEEEREHEAEEEAKKAGKSVSAVGLAGKAAFFMFLYLEVLDASFSFDGVIGAFAITNEIVLMALGLGIGAMYVRSLTVYLVREGTLDDYVYLEHGAHYAIGALAAILLVTIQYEINEFITGSVGVVLIGWSFWSSVRRNKAIAAAGGDGGDSSGSKAEASSGV from the coding sequence GTGGTTCTGAAAACCTTCGGCTGGTCGTTCGCGGTCACCGCGATCGGTCTGGTCGCAGCGGCGTTCTACGGGGGGTGGCAGGCATTCGGCATTGTGGCGATCCTGTCGGTCCTGGAGATCTCGCTGTCCTTCGACAACGCGGTGATCAACGCCGGAATCCTGAAGAAGATGAATGCCTTCTGGCAGAAGATCTTCCTCACGGTGGGTGTGCTCATCGCGGTCTTCGGTATGCGGCTGGTCTTCCCCGTCGTGATCGTGGCCGTCAGTGCACAGCTCGGCCCGATCGAGGCGATCGATCTTTCCTTCAACGACCCTGACAGGTACAAGGAACTGGTCACGGACGCGCATCCGTCGATCGCCGCCTTCGGTGGCATGTTCCTTCTCATGATCTTCCTCGACTTCATTTTCGAGGACCGTGACATCCAGTGGCTGCGCTGGATCGAGCGCCCGCTCGCCAAGCTCGGCAAGGTCGACATGCTGTCGGTCTGCATCGCGCTGATCGTGCTGCTGATCACGGCGCTGACGTTCGCGACCCAGGCCCACCAGCACGGTGGCGGGCACGTGGACAAGGCGTCGACCGTCATGCTCTCCGGTATCGCGGGTCTGATCACGTACCTCGTGGTCGGCGGGCTCTCCGGCTTCTTCGAGAACAAGCTCGAAGAGGAGGAGGAGCGCGAGCACGAGGCCGAGGAAGAGGCCAAGAAGGCGGGCAAGTCCGTCTCCGCGGTCGGCCTCGCGGGCAAGGCCGCGTTCTTCATGTTCCTCTACCTGGAGGTCCTGGACGCGTCCTTCTCCTTCGACGGTGTCATCGGCGCCTTCGCCATCACCAACGAGATCGTGCTGATGGCCCTCGGCCTCGGTATCGGTGCCATGTACGTCCGTTCGCTCACCGTCTACCTGGTCCGCGAGGGCACGCTGGACGACTACGTCTACCTGGAGCACGGCGCCCACTACGCCATCGGCGCGCTGGCGGCCATCCTGCTCGTCACCATCCAGTACGAGATCAACGAGTTCATCACCGGCTCCGTCGGCGTCGTACTGATCGGCTGGTCCTTCTGGTCCTCGGTCCGCCGCAACAAGGCGATCGCCGCGGCCGGCGGCGACGGGGGCGACAGCTCCGGTTCCAAGGCGGAAGCCTCCTCCGGGGTGTGA
- a CDS encoding TerD family protein, which translates to MGVTLAKGGNVSLSKAAPNLTQVLIGLGWDARATTGADFDLDASALLCQSGRVLGDEWFVFYNNLTSPDGSVEHTGDNLTGEGDGDDESVIVHLDQVPAHCDKIIFPVSIHEADNRGQTFGQVSNAFIRVVNQADGQELARYDLSEDASTETAMIFGELYRYNGEWKFRAVGQGYASGLRGIALDFGVNVS; encoded by the coding sequence ATGGGCGTCACGCTCGCCAAGGGAGGCAATGTCTCCCTCTCCAAGGCCGCTCCCAACCTCACCCAGGTGCTGATCGGGCTCGGCTGGGACGCACGGGCCACCACCGGAGCCGACTTCGACCTCGACGCCAGCGCGCTGCTGTGCCAGTCGGGACGGGTGCTCGGCGACGAGTGGTTCGTCTTCTACAACAACCTCACCAGCCCGGACGGCTCCGTGGAGCACACCGGTGACAACCTCACGGGTGAGGGCGATGGCGACGACGAGTCGGTCATCGTGCACCTCGACCAGGTACCCGCCCACTGCGACAAGATCATCTTCCCGGTCTCGATCCATGAGGCGGACAATCGCGGGCAGACCTTCGGGCAGGTCAGCAATGCCTTCATCCGCGTGGTGAATCAGGCGGACGGCCAGGAGCTGGCGCGCTACGACCTGAGCGAGGACGCCTCGACGGAGACCGCGATGATCTTCGGAGAGCTCTACCGGTACAACGGCGAGTGGAAATTCCGTGCAGTGGGGCAGGGGTACGCGTCGGGGCTGAGAGGTATCGCTCTAGACTTCGGGGTCAACGTTTCGTAA
- a CDS encoding TerD family protein, with amino-acid sequence MGVSLSKGGNVSLTKAAPNLTAVIVGLGWDARTTTGGDFDLDASALLTNAEGKVGNDGNFVFFNNLKSPDGSVEHTGDNLTGEGEGDDEVVKVNLAGVPADVDKIVFPVSIYEAESRQQSFGQVRNAYIRVVNQADNTELARYDLSEDASTETAMVFGELYRNGAEWKFRAIGQGYASGLRGIAQDFGVNV; translated from the coding sequence GTGGGAGTCAGCCTCAGCAAGGGCGGCAACGTCTCGCTGACCAAGGCCGCGCCCAACCTGACCGCGGTCATCGTCGGTCTGGGCTGGGATGCCCGTACCACCACCGGTGGTGACTTCGACCTCGACGCCAGCGCCCTGCTGACGAACGCCGAGGGCAAGGTCGGAAACGACGGGAATTTCGTTTTCTTCAACAACCTCAAGAGCCCCGACGGTTCCGTCGAGCACACCGGTGACAACCTCACCGGTGAGGGCGAGGGTGACGACGAGGTCGTCAAGGTGAACCTGGCCGGTGTGCCGGCCGATGTGGACAAGATCGTCTTCCCGGTCTCGATCTACGAGGCCGAGAGCCGTCAGCAGAGCTTCGGCCAGGTGCGCAACGCGTACATCCGCGTGGTCAACCAGGCCGACAACACGGAGCTGGCGCGCTACGACCTGAGCGAGGACGCCTCGACCGAGACCGCCATGGTCTTCGGCGAGCTGTACCGCAACGGGGCGGAGTGGAAGTTCCGCGCCATCGGCCAGGGCTACGCCTCGGGTCTGCGCGGCATCGCGCAGGACTTCGGCGTCAACGTCTGA
- a CDS encoding peroxiredoxin — translation MAIEVGTQAPDFELKDNHGRTVRLSDFRGEKNVVLLFYPFAFTGVCTGELCALRDELPQFENDDTQLLAVSNDSIHTLRVFAEQEGLEYPLVSDFWPHGATSRAYGVFDEEKGCAVRGTFIIDKEGVVRWTVVNGLPDARDLKDYITALAAI, via the coding sequence ATGGCGATCGAGGTCGGCACCCAGGCCCCGGATTTCGAGCTGAAGGACAACCACGGCCGGACCGTGAGGCTCTCGGACTTCCGGGGCGAGAAGAACGTGGTGCTGCTGTTCTACCCGTTCGCCTTCACCGGCGTCTGCACGGGTGAGCTGTGCGCGCTCCGCGATGAGCTGCCGCAGTTCGAGAACGACGACACCCAGCTCCTCGCCGTCTCCAACGACTCCATCCACACCCTGCGGGTCTTCGCCGAGCAGGAGGGCCTGGAGTACCCGCTGGTCTCCGACTTCTGGCCGCACGGCGCGACCTCGCGGGCGTACGGCGTCTTCGACGAGGAGAAGGGCTGCGCGGTGCGCGGCACCTTCATCATCGACAAGGAGGGCGTCGTCCGCTGGACCGTGGTCAACGGTCTGCCCGACGCACGCGACCTCAAGGACTACATCACGGCGCTCGCGGCGATCTGA
- a CDS encoding DUF3052 domain-containing protein — protein MSATADHAEERTNPAARLGFEPGQVVQEIGYDDDVELELREGIEATTGQDLVDEEYDDVADVVLLWFRDEDGDLTDALVDAIGLLEDGGTVWLMTPKTGRDGYVEPSDINEAAQTAGLAQTKSISAGKDWTGSRLVTPKGAKGKR, from the coding sequence GTGAGCGCGACCGCGGACCACGCGGAGGAGCGGACCAACCCGGCTGCACGCCTGGGGTTCGAGCCCGGACAAGTGGTCCAGGAGATCGGCTACGACGACGACGTCGAGCTGGAGCTCCGTGAGGGCATTGAGGCCACTACCGGCCAGGATCTCGTCGACGAGGAGTACGACGACGTCGCCGACGTCGTCCTGCTCTGGTTCCGTGACGAGGACGGCGACCTTACGGACGCGCTGGTGGATGCCATTGGTCTGCTCGAGGACGGCGGTACGGTCTGGCTGATGACGCCGAAGACCGGCCGTGACGGATACGTCGAACCGAGCGACATCAATGAGGCTGCCCAGACAGCCGGCCTCGCTCAGACCAAGAGCATCAGTGCGGGCAAGGACTGGACGGGCAGCCGTCTGGTCACCCCCAAGGGGGCCAAGGGCAAGCGCTGA
- the aceE gene encoding pyruvate dehydrogenase (acetyl-transferring), homodimeric type produces the protein MASGSDRNPIIIGGLPSQVPDFDPEETQEWLDSLDAAVDERGRERARYLMLRLIERAREKRVAVPEMRSTDYVNTIATKDEPFFPGDEEIERKVLNATRWNAAVMVSRAQRPGIGVGGHIATFASSASLYDVGFNHFFRGKDQGDGGDQIFFQGHASPGIYARAFLLDRLDEAQLDAFRQEKSKAPNGLSSYPHPRLMPDFWEFPTVSMGLGPLGAIYQARMNRYMEARGIADTSKSHVWAYLGDGEMDEPESLGQLSIAAREGLDNLTFVVNCNLQRLDGPVRGNGKIIQELESQFRGAGWNVIKLVWDRTWDPLLAQDRTGILVNKLNTTPDGQFQTYATETGAYIREHFFGDDPRLRDMVKDMSDHQILHLGRGGHDHRKVYAAYAAAKAHKGQPTVILAQTVKGWTLGPNFEGRNATHQMKKLTVEDLKRFRDRLHIPITDKQLDEGYPPYYHPGRDSEEIQYMHDRRQGLGGYVPTRVVRSKPLALPEDKTYASAKKGSGQQSIATTMAFVRILKDLMRDKEIGKRFVLIAPDEYRTFGMDAFFPSAKIYNPLGQQYEAVDRDLLLAYKESPTGQMLHDGISEAGCTASLIAAGSAYATHGEPLIPVYVFYSMFGFQRTGDQFWQMADQLARGFVLGATAGRTTLTGEGLQHADGHSQLLASTNPGCVAYDPAFGYEIAHIVKDGLRRMYGGTPEENEDVFYYLTVYNEPIQHPAEPENVDVEGILKGVYRFSSGERGQIPAQIMASGVAVPWAVEAQRILAEEWNVKADVWSATSWNELRREAVDVERYNLLHPEEEQRVPYVTRKLSGSEGPFVAVSDWMRSVPDQIARWVPGAYQSLGADGFGFADTRGAARRFFHIDAQSIVLAVLTELAKEGKIDRSALKTAVDRYDLLDVAAADPGAAGGDA, from the coding sequence GTGGCTTCCGGATCCGATCGCAACCCGATCATCATTGGCGGCCTTCCGAGCCAGGTCCCGGACTTCGATCCCGAAGAGACCCAGGAATGGCTCGACTCCCTCGACGCCGCCGTCGACGAGCGAGGCCGTGAGCGGGCCCGCTATCTGATGCTCCGGCTCATCGAGCGCGCGCGGGAGAAGCGCGTCGCCGTGCCGGAGATGCGCAGCACGGACTATGTGAACACGATCGCCACGAAGGACGAACCGTTCTTCCCGGGCGACGAGGAGATCGAACGCAAGGTCCTCAACGCGACCCGCTGGAACGCGGCCGTGATGGTCTCGCGCGCCCAGCGTCCCGGGATCGGGGTCGGCGGGCACATCGCCACCTTCGCCTCCTCCGCCTCGCTGTACGACGTGGGCTTCAACCACTTCTTCCGCGGCAAGGACCAGGGCGACGGCGGCGACCAGATCTTCTTCCAGGGGCACGCCTCCCCCGGAATCTACGCCCGCGCCTTCCTGCTCGACCGGCTGGACGAGGCGCAGCTCGACGCCTTCCGCCAGGAGAAGTCGAAGGCGCCGAACGGCCTGTCCAGCTACCCGCACCCGCGGCTGATGCCGGACTTCTGGGAGTTCCCGACCGTCTCGATGGGCCTCGGTCCGCTCGGCGCGATCTACCAGGCGCGGATGAACCGCTACATGGAGGCGCGCGGTATCGCCGACACCTCCAAGTCGCACGTGTGGGCCTATCTGGGCGACGGCGAGATGGACGAGCCCGAGTCGCTCGGACAGCTGTCCATCGCCGCCCGTGAGGGCCTGGACAACCTGACCTTCGTCGTCAACTGCAACCTCCAGCGCCTCGACGGGCCGGTACGCGGCAACGGCAAGATCATCCAGGAGCTGGAGTCGCAGTTCCGCGGGGCCGGCTGGAACGTCATCAAGCTGGTCTGGGACCGCACCTGGGACCCGCTGCTCGCGCAGGACCGGACAGGCATCCTGGTCAACAAGCTGAACACCACGCCGGACGGGCAGTTCCAGACGTACGCCACCGAGACGGGTGCGTACATCCGTGAGCACTTCTTCGGCGACGACCCCCGGCTGCGCGACATGGTCAAGGACATGTCGGACCACCAGATCCTGCACCTGGGGCGCGGCGGGCACGACCACCGCAAGGTCTACGCGGCGTACGCGGCGGCCAAGGCCCACAAGGGCCAGCCGACCGTGATCCTCGCGCAGACGGTCAAGGGCTGGACCCTCGGGCCGAACTTCGAGGGCCGCAACGCGACCCACCAGATGAAGAAGCTCACGGTCGAGGACCTCAAGCGCTTCCGCGACCGGCTGCACATCCCGATCACGGACAAGCAGCTGGACGAGGGCTACCCGCCGTACTACCACCCGGGCCGCGACTCGGAAGAGATCCAGTACATGCACGACCGCCGCCAGGGTCTGGGCGGTTATGTCCCGACCCGTGTCGTGCGGTCGAAGCCACTGGCCCTGCCCGAGGACAAGACGTACGCGAGCGCGAAGAAGGGTTCGGGTCAGCAGTCGATCGCCACGACCATGGCGTTCGTCCGCATCTTGAAGGACCTCATGCGGGACAAGGAGATCGGCAAGCGTTTCGTGCTGATCGCGCCCGATGAGTACCGCACCTTCGGTATGGACGCGTTCTTCCCGAGCGCGAAGATCTATAACCCGCTCGGCCAGCAGTACGAAGCGGTGGACCGCGATCTGCTGCTCGCGTACAAGGAGTCGCCGACCGGGCAGATGCTGCACGACGGCATCTCCGAGGCGGGCTGCACGGCCTCGCTGATCGCCGCCGGTTCGGCGTACGCCACGCACGGCGAGCCGCTGATCCCGGTGTACGTCTTCTACTCGATGTTCGGTTTCCAGCGCACCGGCGACCAGTTCTGGCAGATGGCCGACCAGCTGGCGCGCGGCTTCGTGCTGGGCGCCACCGCCGGACGTACGACGCTGACCGGTGAGGGTCTCCAGCACGCCGACGGCCACTCGCAGCTGCTCGCCTCGACGAACCCGGGCTGTGTGGCGTACGACCCGGCCTTCGGGTACGAGATCGCGCACATCGTCAAGGACGGTCTGCGGCGGATGTACGGCGGGACGCCCGAGGAGAACGAGGACGTCTTCTACTACCTGACCGTCTACAACGAGCCGATCCAGCACCCGGCCGAGCCCGAGAACGTGGATGTCGAAGGCATCCTCAAGGGCGTGTACCGCTTCAGCAGCGGCGAGCGGGGGCAGATCCCGGCCCAGATCATGGCGTCCGGTGTGGCGGTCCCGTGGGCGGTGGAGGCACAGCGCATCCTCGCCGAGGAGTGGAACGTCAAGGCGGACGTCTGGTCGGCGACCTCCTGGAACGAGCTGCGCCGCGAGGCCGTGGACGTGGAGCGGTACAACCTGCTGCACCCCGAGGAGGAGCAGCGCGTCCCGTACGTCACGCGGAAGCTGTCCGGCTCCGAGGGCCCGTTCGTGGCGGTCTCGGACTGGATGCGTTCGGTGCCGGACCAGATCGCGCGCTGGGTGCCCGGCGCGTACCAGTCGCTGGGCGCGGACGGCTTCGGCTTCGCCGACACCCGCGGTGCCGCCCGCAGGTTCTTCCACATCGACGCGCAGTCGATCGTCCTCGCGGTGCTCACGGAGCTCGCGAAGGAGGGGAAGATCGACCGTTCGGCGCTGAAGACGGCGGTCGACCGCTACGACCTCCTGGATGTGGCCGCGGCCGATCCGGGCGCGGCGGGCGGCGACGCCTGA